GAATTAATAAGTGATTTTATTCCACTATGAAAAGATATGAAATGATGATGATGTTCTTTAAAAGATATCGCGACTTCAACATGAACAATATATTGATCCGTTAGTTTACTTGTGTTGTAACGAGGCTTGATCCAAATGGCATTCCCAAACTCAGAATTTGGGTTGTCTGCGACCTCTTGGTTTTTCGCGTTCAAATTAAAAAGTAAATGAGGCACCCTTTTGTTTTGTGAACGTATAAATCTATCATTTATTTTATCGTGGTCATATATATTACTTAATTGGTTAAAAATATGTTCAAATAGATGAATCATATGTGGTCGTTGTTTGAACCACAATTTGGCTCTTGGTTTATTTAAAAACTCTATAAAAAGTTTGTTCATCTTTCTACCTAACAGTGATGCTTAGCTGTTAATCCACAAAATTATAAACAAAAGAGAACTACAGCGTCCTCTCTCTTTGGGTAGTTTAGCGAAAAAACACCTCACACTTTGAGTAACTTCAGATTGAAGGTGACTTATATTTTCTCATGACCAAGTTAGCATGAGTATCACCGAAACTGTAGCGATTTAAAAAGACAACCGCCGCTCTCGCTCAAAGCCTTATTAGGGAACTATGGGTGTTCAGCTTGTTAATTAACACCTATGAAGTAACACCATTAAAAAAGCCAATGAAACAACTCAGCCCAATGAAGCCCCAGCAGATATTCCTACCAACTTGTTCTACATGACTCGAAATCGAAGAGATACCTATCCCGAAACCAGAGCAGGTGCGAACGCGGTTGTGACCTTCCGTGACATGGACGTCATGGCCGAGGCTATAGGGATATATTCACGCCGTGTCACTGAAGTGTTTGCACTTAAGCCCACGGCAGGTGATGGATTTGATAGAAGTAACACCATTCAAAAAGCCAATGAAACAACAATAAAGCCCAATGAAACCACAGCTGATACTTCCAGCAACTTGTTATCCTACAAGTTACAAGCCATTGTGGTATTGCAATACCGTAGATTTCGGCACTATATTGCCTAAGCTTGTAGCCAGATTAGATTGGCCGCTGAGGAGTAGCTCAAACTGTTGGATTAGCAGCTCCTTGTCAGGAGATGGCTTATCTCCGGCACCTATGTTGGTTAAATCAATCATAAAGCCATCAAAAAGATGAGCCAGATCTTCAATGATCTCAGTATTTAAGAATTGATCTTGATTATAAATACTGGGATAGCCTGCTTTTTGCTTATCGATAGCAAACTCATCACCTTTAAGGTTGGTGATGCTGGTCGATTTATCACAAGACAACATGCAGCCATTGTCGATACGTGGCTTTTCACAACCTACACTCTGCTGGAAGAAACACTGTCTGCTCGCCATAAGCAAAATAGGATGATAGATGCTGTATAGCATTTTGAAGTTTGCAGGTCGTGCAATATGTTTAATTTGATTCTGATTGATTTCGTTAGAAATAAAGGCACCATGACAATCAAACTGCTCTTGCATGGCCAATAATGCATAAGAGTTGGTGGTGTTTAAAAACGGACCCGCAATCCATTTAATCCCAAGCTCATAGGCGCGATTAGCGATACCTGTATTATTGGTCACAATAAGCTTAGGTCGAACTTGCTCTAAAATATTCAGCGCAGCATCAAAATCTTTACCTATCAGCACTGATGAGAACCAAGGGATTAGACGCGGGTTTTGTTTGAAGAATTCGACATACTTAGTACAGCCGCGCTTATAGGCATCGGGTAACTTAAAGTAAATGTCGGCATCGGTGACATCGGCAAGCGCGATATCAGCCTCATCACAGATCAAGATAGACAGTTTAGGTCTGTGTGTTTCAGGCTTGGGATACCTAGCCAATTTAGGTAATTCAACGGCTGGTAACACTGGGGTTTCATGGTTAAGTAGCAATAGCACTTGCTTCTTTAAGCCTGTCAGTTCCTTAAAAGGAATGCTAAGGCCTGGGGCTAAATCATCAGTGACTAGCTGCAGCAAGTCGAACTCTGCATTATTTAAACTCTTAAATCGCTTCTCAATCGAACTGGCATCAATGCTGGCATCATCACTGAGAGTCAGCAAGCTAGGAGACTGCACTGTAAAGGTTTTATCCTCTAACTGGGTTTGACCAATAATAAAGTCTTGAGTGCTGACGGTAATGGTTAACGGCTGGCCCAATTGACCTGAGAAAGACAATGTCAGGGGCAGTTTTTCTATGCTCAGATGTTTAATTTTATCGTTGACAGACGCTTGAATTTGGCTCTTTTCTGTCTGTAATTCTTGCTCCGCATCATGAATTTGCACTACCGAAATAGACTTCAAACCATTGTGAGTGAGCTTATCTTTAAGGTGATTTTTCGAGTTATCACGAGGATTATCGATAAACATCGACTGATTTAAGTCCCCCTTTAGAAAAGAGTTGGTTAGATCCCGATTAAATACCTTATAGAGGCGCTCACCATCTTCAAGCAGCTCTCCAGTCGCTAGGAAGCCATCAATCTGCTTACGAAAGCTGTCTATTACTGTATGGACGTAACTTGCACCTTTGATGCGACCTTCCACCTTAAACGAGTGAACACCGGCTTCAATCAATGCAGGTAGATCGAAAAATGCCG
This portion of the Shewanella violacea DSS12 genome encodes:
- a CDS encoding peptidase U32 family protein, with protein sequence MDPKIELLAPGGDVDAIKAAIIAGADAVYCGLDTFNARNRAANISFEELVGIIRLAHQYQCQIFLTLNIVILENEFKSLAKLLSKLVNTTLDGVIVQDIGMFHLLTKHFPTLDIHASTQLTTHNIGQIPFLKKLGASRVNLSRELNLREIAALTETGRENDITTEVFVHGSLCIAFSGLCYSTSASVGNSGNRGRCSQACREEYETTESGHNFPLNIKDNSAFFDLPALIEAGVHSFKVEGRIKGASYVHTVIDSFRKQIDGFLATGELLEDGERLYKVFNRDLTNSFLKGDLNQSMFIDNPRDNSKNHLKDKLTHNGLKSISVVQIHDAEQELQTEKSQIQASVNDKIKHLSIEKLPLTLSFSGQLGQPLTITVSTQDFIIGQTQLEDKTFTVQSPSLLTLSDDASIDASSIEKRFKSLNNAEFDLLQLVTDDLAPGLSIPFKELTGLKKQVLLLLNHETPVLPAVELPKLARYPKPETHRPKLSILICDEADIALADVTDADIYFKLPDAYKRGCTKYVEFFKQNPRLIPWFSSVLIGKDFDAALNILEQVRPKLIVTNNTGIANRAYELGIKWIAGPFLNTTNSYALLAMQEQFDCHGAFISNEINQNQIKHIARPANFKMLYSIYHPILLMASRQCFFQQSVGCEKPRIDNGCMLSCDKSTSITNLKGDEFAIDKQKAGYPSIYNQDQFLNTEIIEDLAHLFDGFMIDLTNIGAGDKPSPDKELLIQQFELLLSGQSNLATSLGNIVPKSTVLQYHNGL